A window of Rutidosis leptorrhynchoides isolate AG116_Rl617_1_P2 unplaced genomic scaffold, CSIRO_AGI_Rlap_v1 contig221, whole genome shotgun sequence contains these coding sequences:
- the LOC139882046 gene encoding LOW QUALITY PROTEIN: alcohol dehydrogenase-like 7 (The sequence of the model RefSeq protein was modified relative to this genomic sequence to represent the inferred CDS: substituted 2 bases at 2 genomic stop codons), with protein sequence MEAGKLPTAGKPIRCRAAVSRKPGEPLVIEEVMVDPPMPHEVRIRIICTSLCHSDITFWKXRXFWRFLSQSSRECDPPGCFPRIFGHEAVGIVESTGENVDEVTEGDVVVPTFMSDCGECADCKSKKSNLCSKLPFKVSPWMPRYETSRFKDLNGEVLYHFLFVSSFIEYTVVDVAHLTKIDPAIPPNRACLIGCGVSTGVGAAWRTANVEAGSTVAIFGLGSIGLAVAEGARLCGAARIIGVDTNPDKFEIGKKFGVTDFVNAGNCDNKALSQVINEMTGGGADYCFECVGLASLVHEAYACCRKGWGKTVVLGVDRPGSQLTFSSFDVLHSGKSLMGSLFGGLKAKSDIPILLRRYADKELRLDEFVTHEVGFEDINKAFELLIEGKCLRCVIWMGK encoded by the exons ATGGAGGCCGGGAAATTGCCCACCGCAGGGAAGCCGATCCGATGCAGAG CCGCGGTGTCTCGCAAGCCGGGGGAGCCTCTGGTGATCGAGGAGGTGATGGTGGACCCGCCGATGCCTCACGAGGTCCGGATTCGGATCATTTGCACGTCCCTCTGTCACAGCGACATTACGTTCTGGAAATGAAGGTAATTTTGGCGATTTCTCTCTCAATCGTCGCGTGAATGC GATCCTCCCGGATGTTTCCCAAGGATTTTTGGGCACGAGGCGGTGGG GATTGTGGAGAGCACTGGAGAAAATGTCGACGAGGTAACTGAAGGGGATGTAGTCGTTCCAACCTTCATGTCCGATTGTGGTGAATGTGCAGATTGTAAGTCAAAGAAGAGCAACTTATGCTCAAAACTCCCCTTCAAGGTATCTCCTTGGATGCCTAGATATGAGACAAGCAGATTCAAGGATCTTAATGGAGAAGTTCTATATCACTTTCTGTTCGTGTCAAGCTTTATTGAGTATACTGTGGTGGATGTTGCCCATCTGACTAAGATTGATCCTGCAATTCCTCCAAATAGAGCATGCCTCATTGGTTGTGGGGTCTCGACAG GGGTTGGGGCTGCCTGGAGAACAGCAAACGTGGAGGCAGGATCAACCGTTGCAATATTTGGACTTGGTTCAATTGGATTAGCA GTTGCAGAAGGAGCGAGACTGTGTGGTGCTGCCAGAATAATAGGTGTGGATACGAACCCAGACAAGTTTGAAATTG GAAAGAAGTTCGGGGTGACAGATTTTGTCAATGCTGGAAACTGCGACAATAAAGCGCTAAGCCAG GTGATCAATGAGATGACTGGTGGGGGAGCAGATTACTGTTTTGAGTGTGTTGGTTTGGCATCGTTGGTGCACGAGGCCTATGCTTGTTGCAGAaag GGTTGGGGAAAAACAGTTGTATTGGGAGTGGACAGGCCAGGGTCGCAGTTGACCTTTAGCTCCTTTGATGTCCTTCATAGCGGGAAAAGCCTTATGGGATCTTTGTTTGGAGGTCTCAAAGCTAAGTCAGATATTCCCATCCTCCTGAGGCGCTATGCAGACAAG GAGTTGCGGTTGGATGAGTTTGTCACACATGAGGTGGGCTTTGAAGATATCAACAAAGCTTTCGAGTTACTTATTGAAGGAAAGTGTCTTCGATGTGTGATATGGATGGGCAAATGA